A segment of the Mangrovimonas sp. YM274 genome:
TGGCCTGTTCCTATTCGTTTAAGGCTATCCTTAAATTTAGAACCAAACATGGCCTTATTAATAATGACGACGGTCGTTTCATTAAACTTGAAACACTAACCAAGGAAGAAAAAATGAAATTAAAGCGCTGCTTTAAAACCATTGCCAATGTTCAAGAATATATTAAAATGCGCTTTAACTTAGGCCATCTAATATAGTACTGCTATGATGCGATTCTTCAAAAGAAAAAAGTCTAAAGACGCCCCAAAAGTCCATACCTATTATCCAGACTATTGGCAACGGTACGAGGCTCTTTTTGACAACGAACCTGAGCTAGACCTAAATACCAATCGCTTTGTAGTTTTGGATACCGAAACAACAGGATTTGATTACAATTTGGACAGAGTACTTTGCATTGGTGCCGTTGAAATTGTAAATAGACAAATTAATGTTTCCAATACCTTCGAGACCTATATCCGGCAGGAACACTTTAACGAAAAAACGGTAAAAATTCATGGTATAATTAAACACGAGCGCATTGTGACCTATAGTGAAGATGAGGCCATTCAACAGTTTTTGGAATATGTAGGTAATGCCATTATTGTGGCCCATCATGCCCGTTTTGATTTAACTATGATTAACGAGATGCTCAAACGTAAAGGGTTGCCCGTCCTTAAAAACAAAGTACTAGACACCGTTAACTTATATCGGGCAACTCGCATTAAATCCAACTTTATTCAATACGATAAAGCCTATACTCTGGATGAAATTGCCGAGAATTACATTTTGGATGTTTCCGATAGACATACAGCTGCTGGAGACGCACTTATTACGGCTTTAATCTTCCTAAAAACCACGGCAATTTTGAGCAATAAGAAGCAATTAACCCTAGCAAAAATGTTCAAACTGTAATTTTAAAAATTACAGTTCTGTCAAAAACAACCATTTTATATTCCCTATATTTAGCGCTTAAATAAAAATATATGGGAAATTTTAAAATTTCGGTTAATAATCAGCTGGACTTTGAAGTGGACACAGCTGAAGTTTCACAACTAAATGCTGTTAAAACTTCAGTACATTCTTTCCACATTCTTAAAGATCATAAATCTTATCAAGCTGAAATTACCAAACTAGATTTTAACAACAGAACCTACGAGGTTAAAATCAACAATAATAGTTACAACATACAAATTCAAAGCGCTTTGGACGCCCTCATAAAAAGTATGGGGTTTGCCCTTGGCAACACCAAACATGTCAACGAAATAAAAGCGCCTATGCCAGGGTTAATTCTTGACATTTCGGTAAAAGCTGGAGATACAGTTACTGAAGATTCTCCGTTGTTGATCCTCGAAGCCATGAAAATGGAAAATGTCATTACTTCACCTAGGGATGGTGTTATTAAATCCATTACGGCCGCAAAAGGAGATGCTGTTGAAAAAAATCAATTGTTAATAGAATTTGAATAACTAGAAAAATGCTAAAGAACAGAGAGTCCAGACTCTCATTCTTTCAAAAAAATATATGAAAAAAATACTTGTAGCCAATAGAGGTGAAATTGCTATCAGGGTAATGAAAACCGCAAAAAAAATGGGGATTCAAACTGTGGCAGTCTACTCTACCGTAGACCGTAATGCACCTCATGTGAAATTTGCAGATGAGGCTGTTTTGATAGGAGAAGCCCCTTCCAACCAGTCGTATTTATTAGGAGACAAAATAATTGCTGTAGCTAAAGAATTAAAAGTGGATGCTATCCATCCGGGCTATGGCTTTTTAAGTGAAAATGCCGATTTCGCAGAATTATGTGAAACAAATGGCATTACCTTCATCGGTCCTAAATCTAAGGCCATAAAAATTATGGGGAGTAAACTGGCTGCCAAGGACGCCGTAAAGGAATACAACATCCCA
Coding sequences within it:
- a CDS encoding biotin/lipoyl-containing protein; this encodes MGNFKISVNNQLDFEVDTAEVSQLNAVKTSVHSFHILKDHKSYQAEITKLDFNNRTYEVKINNNSYNIQIQSALDALIKSMGFALGNTKHVNEIKAPMPGLILDISVKAGDTVTEDSPLLILEAMKMENVITSPRDGVIKSITAAKGDAVEKNQLLIEFE
- a CDS encoding PolC-type DNA polymerase III → MMRFFKRKKSKDAPKVHTYYPDYWQRYEALFDNEPELDLNTNRFVVLDTETTGFDYNLDRVLCIGAVEIVNRQINVSNTFETYIRQEHFNEKTVKIHGIIKHERIVTYSEDEAIQQFLEYVGNAIIVAHHARFDLTMINEMLKRKGLPVLKNKVLDTVNLYRATRIKSNFIQYDKAYTLDEIAENYILDVSDRHTAAGDALITALIFLKTTAILSNKKQLTLAKMFKL